TTCCACCGGCTTTGCTTTACTAATGCTAAATATTCCAGTTGCAATATTAGGTTGGATGAAAATTGGGAAAGCATTTACTTTTTATAGCTTTTTAAATGTTGTAGAGACATCCTTTTTCTTAACGATTATACCTATTCAACACTTAGCACCTAATGATATTCTTTTAAACGCTGTGTTTGGCGGTGTTATTGCTGCTGTTGGTGTTGGCTTAACACTGAAGTATGGTGCATCAACAGGTGGAATGGACATTATTGTTATGATCTTATCTCGAATGAAAGACCGACCTGCAGGAATGTACTTTTTCTTATTAAATAGTGCAATTATTGTGACAGCAGGTTACCTTTTTGGTTGGGAAAAAGCTTTATACACATTAGTTTCCTTGTATGTTATGTCACGTGTTATTGACACCATTCATACTCGTCACGAAAAGCTTACTGCAATGATTGTAACTTCGAAAGCGAAAGAACTTGAGAAGGCTATACACGACAAGCTTGTCCGTGGAATTACAACAATGCCAGCCAGAGGGGCATATACTGCAGAAAATAAAGAAGTGTTAATGATTGTAATCACCCGTTACGAGCTTTATGATCTAAAGAGAATTATTGATCAAACAGATCCAAAAGCATTTACAAATATTATGGAAACAGCAGGAATTTACGGTTTTTTCAGAGCGGACAAATAAATATATTTCCTTCTCTCTGCAACCTTTTTTCTCCGGTGAACGTCAAATGTATAAGAATGTTCTAAGGAGTGTTAAGCTTGATAAAAAAAGTTTTATTTTCTTTAATGTTACTGTTTGTATTAACTAGTTGTAATACTGGGATGAATGAACCTATAAATAGAGATGGGCAAGGTACTGATAATCCAAATTATGATGTTGACTTATCGCTGCAAATCGATGCACAAAATGAAGGAAATGTGACAAACTTCAAAATAATATTAAAGAATGAAGCAGAAACAGATGCAGATTTGGAATTTTCTAGTGGTCAACAGTTTGAAATAATCGTTAAAAATGACAGAGGAGAACAAGTATATCAATTTTCGGAAGGTAGAGTCTTTACTCAAGCATTTCAAACATTAAATATCCCTGCTGGTGAGAGTGTCGAATGGCTGGATAAGTGGGAACATGACGAAAAAATTGTATCAGGAAATTATGAAGTTGATGTGAAATTATTGGCTATCACAGTTAATGAAGAAACAATAGATCCATTCGAGCTAATTAAGAGTAATACTATCGTTATTGAAAAGGCAGATAATGCAATAATTTCAGATAACAATGCCTTTCGTAATATAGAAGTCTCAAAAAGTGGTGTAAATGGGACGATTTATAGGGTATCAGGGGAAGCGAGAGTATTTGAAGCAGTGTATCAATATGAAGTGATTGTAGATGGAGAAGTCGTGTTAAGCAAGATGGAAACAGTTAAAGAAGGGGCACCGACTTGGTCACCTTTTACAATTATAGTTGATTTTAATGAAGTCGCAAAAACACAAGGCAATGTTGTGTTAGAGCTTTTCGTATATTCTGCAAACGATGGATCAAAAGAAAATATCATATCGATTCCGCTTCAATAGAAAAAGGACGTTCTCTTAATAAAAGAGAACGTCCTTTTAATAATTTTTATGTTCGATAGCATATTAGCCAGCGAGTGCTTCAGCTTTTCTATTGTCCAGCTGCGGCTCACAGCGACTAGAAACCTATAGACTTTTCACTTTCGATAAGTCAACAACGATTCCCATAGCTCATCGTGTTTCCTTTATCTTAGTTCAAAGTGTTATAAGGTTTTACGTCGCTGTGCGTTCGCCTCGCTTTTCTTATCTGATCCAGCTTCAGCTCCCAACGCCTAGTAACCTATGCCCTTCTCAACTTCAATAAGTCATCATCAACTCGCAAAAGCTCGTTGTGATTCCTTTATTTCGAGTCGAAGTGCGATAAGGTTATACGGCGCTCACCGGTCGCTTCAGCTTTTCTTTATTCAATTGTTTTTTCATCCAATGTTTGTATAAGTTGGTTTTGATACTCCATTAATTGCTCACGCTCTGCCCCAGTTGAATTAGCAAAAGCTGAATTCAAATTGTTCTTGGCAATTTCAACGCAGTTTATTGCTTCATCAATATCTGTTGGAGATTGAGCATTACGTAATTGATCTTCCGCCTTTAAAACAGCATCACGTGCGAGTTGAAATAGTTTATTACCCAAGAATTAAAAGCCTCCTTGTGCAAGTTCAGAAACGTCATCAGACTTACGCTCTTTCTCTTCGGCTTCAGCCATTGAAGTATACCTTGGCATACGTTCATCATGCTTTTTAATTGAATCGGAACTTTGTTGTGGGAATCTTTTTGATTTATTTTTTTTACTCAAAACAATTCCTCCTTGGGGTTTACGATGAATTTGGACGCCAATAACTCTGACGTTCTCATTTAGTGTTACCGTGATTTTAGAAAATTATCGAAGAAAAAACAGGAAAGAATAATACTTAATTCTTTCCTGTTTCTTTTTCAATTTGCATATTTAATTCATTTATAGAGAGACGGTCTTTTTGATTTTTTCCAATATAAGCAAAAGCCACTTTACCTTCTGCATTAATAAAGAAAACACTCGGTCTGGCTATGCGAAACGCATCAATTCCAATTAGGTGAAAAACATCAAATGACTTAATCACCGATCTATCTTCATCAACGAGAAGGGTCATGTTAAATTGGTTCTTTTTTGCAAACTTTTCAACAATACTTCTTTTTTGAGGAAAGATAATAATAAGGTCAATTCCCTTTGCTTGGAAATTGTTATATTCTTGTTGCAGCTGCCCGAGCTGCTTTTGACAGTTCGGTCACCAAGTACCACGCATGAAATAAATTAGCGTTTTCTTTCCGATAAGTTGTTCCGAAGAGAAAGTTCCACCGTCAACTTTAGGTAAGGTGAATTTAGGAACTTGATCATACTGTTTAAGCATTTTACCTACCACCTATTAAAATATACTATCTTCTTTTTTTATTTAACAATAAAGCCTCTTCTAAATATAATGCCACACCATCTTCTTCATTACTCTTCGTCGTGAAGTTAGCAATTGTTTTAACAGAATCTATACCGTTCCCCATTGCAACGCCTTGGCCAGCATAATCAAGCATTTCTAAATCATTGTCTTCATCACCGAAAGCGATGACTTTATCTGGAGTAATATTATAATATTTTGCAATTCTATCTAGTCCATATGCTTTATGGATCCCAGTTTGGACTATTTCAATGACATTCCAAGGGGCACCCCAAGTACGATGTTCAATAACATCTGCATGAACTTCTTTTAAGTGGGAACGAATAGCATCTAATTGTTCATCGTGAGGATGAATAAGAAGTGATGTTGGGTCTTCTGCTAGTAGTTCATGTAAATTTCCGGTTTTAATGAGCGGATTCCCTGCTGAAAAAATTTCTTTAATACTTTGATCATCATTTTGTAAGTATACGTCGTCTAAAACTTCAGCTAAGATGTTTCGTACATTAAACGGTTGTAGTGCATGAATGATTTCACGAGCAGTATTTAGTTCAAGTGGACTATGGTGGTGATCCCAACTAGTATCTAACGGGTGATGTGTATAAGCCCCATTAAAGTTGACCATTGGTGTATTTAGGGCCAGTTCATGATAGTACATGGAACTTGCTCTATGTGGACGTCCTGTAGCGATGACTACGATATGTCCTTGTTCACGAGCTTGCTGAATTACTTGTTTAGAGCGTAATGATATTGTTTTTTTATCAGTTAATAACGTCCCATCTAAATCGAGAGCAATTAAATGTCTATTTTTCATTTATTGTCACCTACATGTATTCTAGATTTTAGAAAAAAAGCGAATGTATACTATTATAGCTTGAATTTATAGAAAATTCAATTTAGTAAAATTTGGTTAAATAACAAGTTAGAAAGTGGTATCATAAAATAGAGAAGGGGGAAGAGACATGATTACAATTGTTCATGAACATATTAATGGTAATCCTATTCTTCATGTTTGCAAAGAAGAACTGCGTAACGAAAAATTACCATTAGTTATTTTTTCTCATGGATTTACAAGTGCGAAAGAACATAATCTCCATTTTGCTTATCTACTAGCAGAAGAAAATATGCGTGTTATCTTACCGGATGCGATTCACCATGGCGAAAGGGAGAATAATATATCTGAAAAAAAGCGAGCTTTATCATTCTGGGATATCGTTATTAATCAAATTAGTGAACTTTATAATATTAAAGAAGCATATCAGATGAAAAATTTAATCCTAGAAGATAAAATAGCAATAGGTGGGACATCTATGGGAGCTATCATATCACTAGGTGCGTTGTCCCAATATAAATGGATTAAAGCAGCTATTTCATATATGGGAACCCCTTATTATCAACACTTTGCAACAGCTCAACTGGAACAGTTACAATCAGATAAGCAATTAAGCAGTGAAGTAAATATGAATGAGCTCGCATTGAAAGTTGAGCAACTGGCAATCTTTGAACTTACGAATAAACTTGATCATGTAAAACCAACCCCGCTGTTTTTGTGGCATGGGAAAAAGGATAATGTCGTTCCATTCCAATATAGTGAAAAATTATATGAAACACTTCAACAAAAAGTAGATTGGAAAGACAATGTTACTTTTGTAGCTGATGAACATAGTGACCATAAAGTATCAAGATCAGCACTAATACAAAGTATTAATTGGTTAGTAAACACATTAAATTAATATAATTTGAAAGGAGTTTTTTTGATGAGTAATCATGAAGAAGTAAAAGAACAAATTATGGGTCAACTCGAAACAGTTACAGACCCAGAACTTCACATTGATATCGTTAACTTAGGTTTAGTGTATGACGTTGAAATTGATGATGAGGGTAAAACAGTAATAACAATGACATTAACTTCAATGGGGTGTCCTCTTGCCGGAACGATTGTTGCTGATGTAAAGAAATCTTTAGAAGATATACCTGAAGTTAAGGAAGTTGATGTGAATATTGTTTGGAATCCACCATGGACAAAGGACAAAATGTCTCGATTTGCAAAAATAGCTTTAGGAATTCAATAAGAGTATATTTGGCTGAGAGTTCGTAATAATGACTTTATTTTAATTGGAGGATATATTGTGAAAAAGTTAATAAAAGTTAGTACACTTCTCTTTTTTCTGACATTACTTCCTTTATTAGCAAGCTGTGGTACTTCAGATAAAACTGGAAATACAAATGACATGCCAATCACATTAAAAAATCAAGATGGACAAGAAGTTCAAGTACCAATTGATAATAAGCCTACAGTTATTTTCTTCTTTACAACACACACCTGAGGACATTGTCAAAAGCAACTCGTGCAGTTGCATGAAAATCTCGATCTATTTGAAGACATAAACGTTAAAGTTGCAACAGCTAGTTCTGAGGACGTAACGAATACAAAGAAAATATATAGTGACTTTGCAGCCTACTTCTCAAATGTTATTCCTTTCTTATCAGACCCGGAATTTAAGTTAATAGATTATATGGATATGAAACATGGCGATGTAGCATACCGTGGTTATGGGATTTTAGATGAAGATGGGAACCTAGTCTACTCTAAAATAGATGATTACTGGGGAGACAATATTGAAGAAACTGTCCAAGAAATTAAAGAAAAGCTAAAGTAATTCTAAAAATATAAGCGTTCATATATTTGTTAATTATTTTAAATTTTCACTCAAAATACTTGTACAATGTAATAAAAAAATGTAATATAAATACTAAGCCAAATGTTTTTGTGTAGACAGGCAAAAAGGCTGGCTGTTTCTTGAGGACTTCCCGTTTTAAGTTCTCAAGGCTTTTTTTTGTCTTTTTTTAAAAAAATGGGAAATAATTGCAAAAAAATTATAAATATCATATAAAAAAACCGCTAAATTAGCGGTTTTTTCTTTTTCTACATGAAAAGTATTGTTAAAGTTCCTGCAATGAAACAGTATAAGGAGAAGTAGACTAAGTTACCTTTAGCCATTACTCTCATAAACCAAAGCAATGAATAGTATGAAGCAATAATTGAACCAATAAATGCTAATAAATATGGCAACCATAAAGTGTCAAGCATAGGATCGTTAATTATTTCTGTTCCCTCTAGTAAAAATGTCCCCACACTAACTGGTATGAATAGTAAGAATGAAAACCTAAGTGCAGTTTCTTGCTTCATGCCAAGTCCCATAGCAGCAACGATTGTAGCTCCAGAACGGCTAATCCCAGGAATTAATGCGATAGCTTGAGCAAATCCAACTATGAAGGCATCTCTAACAGACAATTCACTATCTAATTTTCTACCCTTTAAATTACGGATAAACCATAAAGCAAAACCAGTTACAATTAATGCAAAACCAATCACTTTTACATCTTTAAAGTATGCTCCAATTGCATCGCCGAAAAGCAATCCAATCACAGCAGCTGGAATTGTTCCAATAATTAAGTAAATAATAAACATAAAATCAGCTTTTGCCTTTTCGTTCCTTGAAGAAATGAAGGAAAGACCGTTTGCAATTAAACGATAAAGATCTTTTCGATAAATAATTAAAATAGCAATTAATGATCCAAAATTAACTAACACTTCAAAGCTTAAACCTTTAATTGTTAGGCCAAATATATGTTCAGCTAACACTAAATGTCCACTTGATGAGATGGGGATTGGCTCTGTGAATCCTTGAAATAGTCCTAAAAAGCAATATTTTAGTAAAATAATTAATTTTTCTCCATACTCCATTTTATTATTTCCTCCGCTATTTTCTTTTCTATGTATCCTTACTATATATATTATTCAAATGTAAAACCATCACTCAGTTTTGTAAAGGGCTATATGAAAAATAATAAAAGTTAGCAATTAGTGACATACTATTTCAGAATCCTGTGAAAAGGGGTGATTTTTTGGGACAAAGAAGACAATTTAATCCAGGAGATAAAGCACCTAATAATGGATATTATGTAGAAATCGGAGAAACTGGAAGCATGGTGCAAAAGCCTAAACAAGTGCATTTGAAAGCCGGCGACGAATTCCCAGAAACACAAAACCATAATAGAAAATGGTCTTATAAAAGAAAGCCATAAAAAAAGATAAGTAGAGGGAAATTACCTCCCTTTACTTATCTTTTTTCCTTGTTAAGCAGCTTTATCAGGAATAATCGAACCAATAACAAAAATGGCTACTGAAAAAATAACTGCAACAATAGTTGCTAATTGGAAGTTATAATCAATTCCTTGCATGTTAGCAATAACATAATTCATCATGTTACTTAATAACAATGCCCAAAATAATGTCCAAAAGAAACGCATTACATTTTCACCTCATTTACTTCATATGTAAACCAAAGTCGTCTTTATTTTACCACAAAGCATGAAAGAAAATAAATAAGTTTCCTTTGAATAAAATAAGTTAATAAAAATTGTAAGGAGAAATAGCGATGGATGTAAAGCTAGAAGAGTTAAAAGCGCTTTTAGAACAAGAAATTGGGAATTTAACAGAGTACGGAAAAGAAAGAATTATCATTTTGCAAACTGAAATCCTTCATCAAGACGTAAATGGAGAGTAAAAGTACGAAAACTAGGTATTCCCCTTGTCTTTTTTAATGTTTATGCATACGTTATAAAGTACGATACATTTCTTTAAGGCGAGGGGAGAGCATGTGTATTAAGGAACGATATTTTATGATTGAAGACCAATGGAATATCATTCATCTTCCCCATAAACCAAATGGATTTGGCGTGATGATCATAGGTGATACGAACCATTACGTTGATAAGAGGTCCTCGTTATGGATGCAAAATAGTGAACGTAGACACCTGATTCAAGATTTATTAGATAAAGGGTATACTGTTTTTTATTCAAATTTGTTCGGTCGACATTGGGGAAGTAAAAACGCATTGGATGTGAGTGTTAAGCTTTATCATCATGTGATGAAAAATGAAATACTAAACAAAAAAATTCACTTATTGGTAGAAGGAATGGGTGGCCTTTTAGCTTTGAAGCTAATGGAAACACTAGGCGAAAATATTCGTTCTACAGTTATGATAAATCCTTGTCTTTTCTTAAAGGCTCATTTTAATCGTGAAAAAACTAATAAATTATTTTATAAACGATTGAAACGTGAAATTTCTATAGCATATGAAGTAGATGAAAAAGAAGTTGAAGGTTTGTTAAATAAAGATGAATTTTCTTGTGAAAACTTAAAAAGTGAAGTTCCTACAAAAATATGGCATGCAGCCAGTGGTAGTAAATACTTGGTAAGTGATCATAGTCGCTGTTATGAATCATTTCGGAAATTATATCAATCACCAATTGATTTGTCTTTGCACCTAGCAGATGGACGATTTTCTTTTTCAAAACAAATAACACGATTTTTCAAAACAAATGAAAAAGTATTATAAAGTATCTCTATGCATAAATAGCATAGAGATATTTTTATGTTCCGTTCTAAACGATTTACACATACCAATATTATGTAGCGAGAAAAAAATGAGTAGGTGCTAAAGATGAAAGCATTAATTACAAATGTATTTAATAATATTAATTTTGAATTATGTTGTCGTATGTTAGAAGAAGGAAATGAAGTAATTGGCATTGATCAAATGAACAATAGTGAAGATTTAAGCTTTAAAGAAGAAAAGTACATGCATATAGGAAGGAATGCTAACTTTCATTTTATTGATGGCAAATCTGATAACTTTTCAGTTTATACACGGAAAAAATTACGTGATATTGATGTTATTTTCCAAATTCCGCAAAATGATGATAAGACATATTATAAGGCAAAGGAAAATAGTGCCCAAGTTAAATTACTACTAAAACTAGCAAAGGAAAATAATGCAAGAATTGTCTACTTATCATCATATGAAGTATACGGGAGCCTTTATGGAGAAATAAATGAAGATACCGGTAAGAAACCGAAGACTCCGTTTGGGTTACGACTATTTTACGAAGAGGAAATAGTTCAAGAGCAAAAAGATATACCTTACGTAATTATTCGAACTCCAGTAATTTATGGTCATTGGGTTTCAAAAAAAAAGTTAGTAAATATGAAAGCTAGTGACGTTATATTTGTTGATGACGCTGTTCAGGCAATGTTGCTCGCTTCTGAGACGAAATATGTTAATGAAGTATTCAATTTAACAACTCGCTCAGGAGGGATTAGCAGGACATATCGAATTGATGGAACAAAAGCTAAGGAATTACTCGGGTTTA
This genomic interval from Lottiidibacillus patelloidae contains the following:
- a CDS encoding Cof-type HAD-IIB family hydrolase — protein: MKNRHLIALDLDGTLLTDKKTISLRSKQVIQQAREQGHIVVIATGRPHRASSMYYHELALNTPMVNFNGAYTHHPLDTSWDHHHSPLELNTAREIIHALQPFNVRNILAEVLDDVYLQNDDQSIKEIFSAGNPLIKTGNLHELLAEDPTSLLIHPHDEQLDAIRSHLKEVHADVIEHRTWGAPWNVIEIVQTGIHKAYGLDRIAKYYNITPDKVIAFGDEDNDLEMLDYAGQGVAMGNGIDSVKTIANFTTKSNEEDGVALYLEEALLLNKKRR
- a CDS encoding YjzC family protein, with the protein product MGQRRQFNPGDKAPNNGYYVEIGETGSMVQKPKQVHLKAGDEFPETQNHNRKWSYKRKP
- a CDS encoding NAD-dependent epimerase/dehydratase family protein, which encodes MKALITNVFNNINFELCCRMLEEGNEVIGIDQMNNSEDLSFKEEKYMHIGRNANFHFIDGKSDNFSVYTRKKLRDIDVIFQIPQNDDKTYYKAKENSAQVKLLLKLAKENNARIVYLSSYEVYGSLYGEINEDTGKKPKTPFGLRLFYEEEIVQEQKDIPYVIIRTPVIYGHWVSKKKLVNMKASDVIFVDDAVQAMLLASETKYVNEVFNLTTRSGGISRTYRIDGTKAKELLGFKQTVSLEKGKRILYNAVNSNKKENEDN
- a CDS encoding YjzD family protein; this encodes MRFFWTLFWALLLSNMMNYVIANMQGIDYNFQLATIVAVIFSVAIFVIGSIIPDKAA
- a CDS encoding undecaprenyl-diphosphate phosphatase, encoding MEYGEKLIILLKYCFLGLFQGFTEPIPISSSGHLVLAEHIFGLTIKGLSFEVLVNFGSLIAILIIYRKDLYRLIANGLSFISSRNEKAKADFMFIIYLIIGTIPAAVIGLLFGDAIGAYFKDVKVIGFALIVTGFALWFIRNLKGRKLDSELSVRDAFIVGFAQAIALIPGISRSGATIVAAMGLGMKQETALRFSFLLFIPVSVGTFLLEGTEIINDPMLDTLWLPYLLAFIGSIIASYYSLLWFMRVMAKGNLVYFSLYCFIAGTLTILFM
- a CDS encoding metal-sulfur cluster assembly factor, yielding MSNHEEVKEQIMGQLETVTDPELHIDIVNLGLVYDVEIDDEGKTVITMTLTSMGCPLAGTIVADVKKSLEDIPEVKEVDVNIVWNPPWTKDKMSRFAKIALGIQ
- a CDS encoding redoxin domain-containing protein, with the translated sequence MLKQYDQVPKFTLPKVDGGTFSSEQLIGKKTLIYFMRGTW
- a CDS encoding YitT family protein, with the protein product MVNLKHEIKKNIIFLIGAFLNAIALNWFLIPGEVYAGGFTGVAQLTASLIPAVSTGFALLMLNIPVAILGWMKIGKAFTFYSFLNVVETSFFLTIIPIQHLAPNDILLNAVFGGVIAAVGVGLTLKYGASTGGMDIIVMILSRMKDRPAGMYFFLLNSAIIVTAGYLFGWEKALYTLVSLYVMSRVIDTIHTRHEKLTAMIVTSKAKELEKAIHDKLVRGITTMPARGAYTAENKEVLMIVITRYELYDLKRIIDQTDPKAFTNIMETAGIYGFFRADK
- a CDS encoding alpha/beta fold hydrolase: MCIKERYFMIEDQWNIIHLPHKPNGFGVMIIGDTNHYVDKRSSLWMQNSERRHLIQDLLDKGYTVFYSNLFGRHWGSKNALDVSVKLYHHVMKNEILNKKIHLLVEGMGGLLALKLMETLGENIRSTVMINPCLFLKAHFNREKTNKLFYKRLKREISIAYEVDEKEVEGLLNKDEFSCENLKSEVPTKIWHAASGSKYLVSDHSRCYESFRKLYQSPIDLSLHLADGRFSFSKQITRFFKTNEKVL
- a CDS encoding DUF3813 domain-containing protein, encoding MGNKLFQLARDAVLKAEDQLRNAQSPTDIDEAINCVEIAKNNLNSAFANSTGAEREQLMEYQNQLIQTLDEKTIE
- the yjfP gene encoding esterase, translating into MITIVHEHINGNPILHVCKEELRNEKLPLVIFSHGFTSAKEHNLHFAYLLAEENMRVILPDAIHHGERENNISEKKRALSFWDIVINQISELYNIKEAYQMKNLILEDKIAIGGTSMGAIISLGALSQYKWIKAAISYMGTPYYQHFATAQLEQLQSDKQLSSEVNMNELALKVEQLAIFELTNKLDHVKPTPLFLWHGKKDNVVPFQYSEKLYETLQQKVDWKDNVTFVADEHSDHKVSRSALIQSINWLVNTLN
- a CDS encoding BsuPI-related putative proteinase inhibitor, yielding MIKKVLFSLMLLFVLTSCNTGMNEPINRDGQGTDNPNYDVDLSLQIDAQNEGNVTNFKIILKNEAETDADLEFSSGQQFEIIVKNDRGEQVYQFSEGRVFTQAFQTLNIPAGESVEWLDKWEHDEKIVSGNYEVDVKLLAITVNEETIDPFELIKSNTIVIEKADNAIISDNNAFRNIEVSKSGVNGTIYRVSGEARVFEAVYQYEVIVDGEVVLSKMETVKEGAPTWSPFTIIVDFNEVAKTQGNVVLELFVYSANDGSKENIISIPLQ